From a single Adhaeribacter swui genomic region:
- a CDS encoding TonB-dependent receptor, with protein MKLVILLTVICLQVSARAVSQQITISENNISLEKVFKSLRKQTNYSFFYKVDLLQKARPVNLHLKEVTLEEALEKCFENQPFTYEILNKTVVIKPKEVSKPETQNSASKASVDVTLTGKVTSESGEPLIGVTVVLKGTSTGSSTDVSGNYSLVVPDNKGTLVFSYIGFLSKEVVIGNATTLNVTLAPDVKALSEVVVVGYGTVEKKEITGAVSSVSGNEIKNMPVRSASDALQGKAAGVMVTQSSGSPGSMGVVRIRGIGSVNGSNDPLYLVDGLPQSSIGWLNPNDIESMDIHKDASAAAIYGSRASNGVVIITTKRGSKTERPISVSYDAYYGFQSAWKRPHMLNAEEFIEYKNRAAQAVNAPLPSHFSTPARIDEVLRFVNANSGPGGNDWWAKIIDNQAPLQNHNLSFSGGSKNLGYSSSLGYMDQKGIVKGSDYNRISWRTNLDAQLSERIKFGTNFAIVYESRRNIDENNPYTGTIFSAMTADPITPVYRNNLKEVPSFMENILDGYEANNPFSQYAGVLYSNKPNPVAQIERMRQSIWEGINFKGGANAEFKILDPLAFRSNFGLDIRRDLSRGFTPRYDLDPEERSVLNSISNYSWWTNYFIWENTLTFDRTWGNHHVTALAGGSAELTKALEYGASKQGLVNNDEDMRIINAATINPGASGFSGSNSLASYFGRISYNFADRYILTANIRRDGTSRFAKENRWGTFPSVSGAWRFTEEEFLQAVIPAWFNSGKLRGSYGLIGNQNIGSGAYLSTYGNTSRYLFGDVNTAYLGAGRTSIGNPNLQWETSKQADIGLELDFLNGKIGFVADYFNKQVDDMLMIVPLPTTMGYPNFPWSNAGSMVNKGWEFQISHKNKLGAFNYSVLANISTFKNEVLTLGGGEPIYSTAHLGETITKTEEGMPVGYYFGWLTDGIFQTQEEVNNSPQKGLSTPGDLRFKDINGTDANGRIIPGPDGILNASDRTLIGNPWPDFVYGLTLNAAYKGFDVNLFFQGSQGNDVMNILRYDTEAGTGWYNAPKGFLDKAWNGPGSTNEHYKVSQNAGLNTNVSNYFVEDGSYLRLKNIQIGYNLPAKWLNQARDQQLRFFVGAQNLLTFTKYSGLDPEIGSYDPKLTGIDQGYYPQARTFMFGVNAKF; from the coding sequence ATGAAGCTTGTTATTTTACTAACAGTTATCTGTCTGCAGGTAAGTGCTAGAGCAGTTTCACAACAAATCACCATTTCGGAGAATAATATTTCTTTAGAAAAGGTATTTAAATCATTACGGAAGCAAACCAACTATTCTTTTTTCTACAAAGTTGATTTACTACAAAAAGCCCGGCCAGTAAATCTGCACCTTAAAGAAGTAACCTTGGAAGAAGCTTTAGAAAAATGCTTCGAAAACCAACCCTTTACTTATGAAATTTTAAATAAAACGGTTGTAATCAAACCCAAAGAAGTAAGTAAACCTGAAACCCAAAATTCAGCCTCTAAAGCCAGTGTAGATGTAACCCTTACCGGAAAAGTAACTTCCGAGTCTGGGGAGCCTTTAATTGGGGTAACGGTAGTGCTAAAAGGCACCTCCACAGGAAGCAGTACGGATGTTTCTGGCAATTACTCGTTAGTTGTACCTGATAATAAGGGCACTCTGGTTTTCTCTTACATTGGTTTTCTATCGAAAGAAGTTGTTATAGGTAATGCAACTACCCTTAATGTAACATTAGCCCCGGATGTAAAAGCTTTAAGCGAGGTGGTAGTAGTTGGTTATGGTACAGTAGAAAAGAAAGAAATAACGGGAGCTGTTAGTAGCGTAAGTGGCAACGAAATAAAAAATATGCCAGTTAGAAGTGCTTCTGATGCCCTGCAGGGAAAAGCAGCTGGTGTAATGGTAACGCAAAGCAGTGGCAGCCCAGGCTCTATGGGCGTTGTTCGCATTAGAGGTATTGGTTCTGTAAACGGCAGTAATGATCCTTTATATCTGGTAGATGGGTTACCACAAAGTAGCATTGGGTGGTTAAACCCTAATGATATTGAATCGATGGACATTCATAAAGATGCCTCGGCCGCAGCTATTTATGGCTCCCGGGCATCGAATGGGGTAGTTATTATCACAACAAAAAGAGGAAGCAAAACAGAGCGTCCAATAAGTGTTTCGTATGATGCTTATTATGGATTTCAATCGGCATGGAAAAGGCCGCACATGCTTAATGCTGAAGAATTTATAGAATATAAAAACCGGGCTGCTCAGGCAGTAAATGCGCCGCTTCCTTCTCATTTTTCTACTCCGGCCCGCATTGATGAAGTATTACGTTTTGTTAATGCCAACTCAGGTCCTGGTGGCAACGATTGGTGGGCAAAAATTATTGACAACCAAGCGCCCTTGCAAAACCATAACCTTTCTTTTTCTGGCGGCAGTAAAAATCTAGGCTATTCTTCTTCTTTAGGCTACATGGACCAGAAAGGTATTGTAAAGGGCTCCGATTATAACCGGATTTCCTGGCGTACTAATCTGGATGCCCAGTTATCAGAAAGAATAAAGTTCGGTACTAACTTCGCTATAGTTTATGAAAGCCGCCGGAATATTGATGAGAACAACCCTTATACGGGTACCATCTTTAGTGCAATGACTGCTGATCCAATCACTCCGGTTTATCGCAATAATTTAAAAGAGGTGCCCTCTTTCATGGAAAACATTCTGGATGGGTACGAGGCCAATAACCCATTCTCACAGTATGCCGGGGTTTTATACTCCAACAAACCTAACCCGGTGGCTCAGATAGAAAGAATGCGCCAAAGCATTTGGGAAGGAATTAACTTTAAAGGTGGGGCCAATGCAGAATTTAAAATTCTGGATCCGCTGGCTTTTCGAAGTAATTTTGGTTTAGATATCCGGCGGGATTTATCTCGCGGATTTACGCCCCGCTACGATTTAGATCCGGAAGAGAGAAGCGTTTTAAATTCAATTAGTAATTATTCCTGGTGGACCAATTACTTTATTTGGGAAAACACCTTAACCTTCGACCGAACCTGGGGAAACCATCATGTGACAGCTTTAGCCGGTGGGTCAGCAGAACTTACCAAGGCCTTAGAATACGGAGCCTCCAAGCAAGGTTTAGTGAATAACGACGAAGATATGCGCATCATAAATGCCGCAACTATCAACCCGGGCGCATCTGGGTTTTCCGGATCTAATTCCCTGGCTTCTTACTTTGGTCGTATTAGTTACAATTTTGCTGATAGATACATTTTAACCGCTAATATTCGTCGCGATGGCACTTCCCGATTTGCTAAAGAGAACCGCTGGGGCACCTTCCCCTCCGTTTCCGGAGCCTGGCGGTTTACGGAAGAAGAGTTTTTACAAGCTGTAATCCCAGCCTGGTTTAACAGCGGGAAATTAAGAGGCAGTTATGGCTTAATTGGCAACCAGAATATTGGGAGCGGAGCCTATCTTTCTACATACGGAAATACCAGCCGCTATTTATTTGGCGATGTTAATACGGCTTATTTAGGCGCCGGTCGCACCTCTATTGGTAACCCTAACTTACAGTGGGAAACATCTAAACAGGCCGATATTGGTTTAGAATTAGATTTCCTGAACGGAAAAATCGGGTTTGTGGCCGATTACTTTAACAAGCAAGTAGATGACATGCTGATGATTGTACCACTGCCTACTACCATGGGCTATCCTAATTTCCCGTGGTCGAACGCTGGAAGTATGGTTAACAAAGGTTGGGAGTTCCAGATATCTCATAAAAATAAATTAGGCGCCTTTAATTATAGCGTGCTGGCCAACATTTCTACGTTCAAGAATGAGGTACTTACATTAGGAGGTGGTGAACCCATCTACTCCACTGCCCATTTAGGAGAAACCATAACCAAAACCGAAGAAGGCATGCCGGTGGGTTATTATTTTGGTTGGCTTACCGATGGCATTTTTCAGACCCAGGAAGAAGTAAACAATAGTCCGCAAAAAGGTCTTTCTACTCCCGGTGACCTGCGCTTTAAAGATATAAATGGTACCGATGCCAACGGCCGGATAATACCCGGGCCAGATGGTATCTTAAATGCCAGTGACCGGACTTTGATCGGCAACCCTTGGCCAGATTTTGTGTATGGCCTTACCTTAAATGCAGCTTATAAAGGCTTCGATGTCAATTTATTTTTCCAAGGTTCGCAGGGTAATGATGTCATGAATATTCTGCGATACGATACCGAAGCAGGTACTGGCTGGTATAATGCGCCTAAGGGATTTCTGGACAAAGCTTGGAATGGCCCTGGTAGTACGAACGAACACTATAAGGTTTCTCAGAATGCAGGACTTAACACCAATGTGTCGAATTATTTTGTTGAAGATGGTTCTTACCTGCGTTTAAAGAATATTCAGATCGGCTATAACCTGCCCGCAAAGTGGCTTAACCAAGCAAGAGACCAACAACTCCGGTTTTTTGTGGGCGCTCAGAACTTGTTAACCTTTACCAAATACTCCGGGTTAGACCCCGAAATCGGGTCTTATGATCCAAAGCTTACCGGCATCGATCAAGGGTATTATCCACAAGCCAGAACGTTTATGTTCGGGGTAAATGCTAAATTTTAA
- a CDS encoding RNA polymerase sigma-70 factor has translation MTTSSVDMDLETVFNAHFRKLVYFSFQIVANKETAEDIVQEIFLKYYKNQEGENAHAAINNLLPYLYSSVKNASLNALRHHKVEAKYLEQVAVSEVDEDYIATSITRAEVIAELHLALEALPEGCKKISYLSFIEEKKNQEIAQELGISVATVKSQKQRSLQLLRLRLKPEIFGAILLIFLSE, from the coding sequence ATGACTACCAGCTCAGTTGATATGGATTTAGAAACCGTGTTTAATGCCCACTTCAGAAAATTGGTTTATTTTTCCTTTCAAATTGTAGCTAACAAAGAAACTGCTGAAGATATTGTGCAGGAAATCTTTCTGAAATATTACAAGAATCAGGAAGGAGAAAATGCCCATGCTGCAATTAATAATTTGCTTCCTTATTTGTACAGTTCTGTAAAAAACGCCAGCCTCAATGCCTTACGACATCATAAAGTAGAGGCAAAATACTTAGAGCAAGTAGCTGTTTCGGAAGTGGATGAAGATTATATTGCCACCTCTATAACTAGGGCCGAGGTAATAGCGGAGTTACATTTAGCTTTAGAAGCTCTTCCGGAGGGCTGCAAAAAAATTTCGTATTTAAGCTTTATTGAAGAAAAGAAAAATCAGGAAATTGCCCAGGAGTTGGGTATTTCGGTTGCTACAGTTAAGTCCCAAAAGCAACGTTCGCTGCAATTACTTCGCCTCCGGTTAAAACCCGAAATATTCGGTGCAATCCTACTTATCTTCCTTTCGGAATAA
- a CDS encoding FecR family protein yields the protein MENKRDPFANAIFIMKYLRGELNSSEEEAIIGWLNQSKANTAFLQTIQDEEKLKAELDFYASIDTQKNWQQLVEKSQPENRIRKLWPNPSIFKYAAVFLLVALSFLAVYVSKKQPNIALHPAISAELPEIKPGKNQAKLTLADGTELILDETKDGILRANDQIKITKLNGRVVYQFMGKPAAGRALEYHTISTPKGGQYQLSLPDGTQVWLNAASTLRFPVAFTSSERQVTLIGEGYFEVAKNKKQPFRVTANAIIVEVLGTHFNVKAYSEEGVTRTTLLEGSVKVNKAAEGLILKPGFQAITDQEAKIKTTTADLDQVIAWKEGYFQFDNEDFNAIVPQLERWYDVEFTYPPTIGSWKFAGAIPRNTNLNQVLQMLELSGSIKFKQAGRRIMVEPKE from the coding sequence ATGGAAAACAAGCGAGATCCTTTTGCAAATGCCATCTTCATTATGAAGTACCTGCGCGGGGAATTAAATTCTTCGGAAGAGGAGGCAATAATAGGGTGGTTAAACCAGAGTAAAGCCAATACAGCCTTTCTTCAAACAATTCAAGATGAGGAGAAACTTAAGGCAGAGCTGGATTTTTATGCTTCGATTGATACCCAAAAGAATTGGCAGCAATTAGTAGAAAAATCGCAGCCGGAAAATAGAATTAGAAAGCTTTGGCCTAACCCATCCATTTTTAAATATGCGGCTGTCTTTCTGTTGGTTGCCTTGTCGTTTTTAGCAGTTTATGTAAGTAAAAAACAGCCCAACATAGCTTTACATCCTGCTATTTCTGCTGAGTTACCAGAAATTAAACCCGGTAAGAACCAAGCCAAACTCACCCTGGCCGATGGCACCGAATTAATACTCGATGAAACCAAAGATGGAATATTACGAGCTAACGACCAGATTAAAATAACCAAACTAAACGGCAGAGTAGTTTACCAATTTATGGGTAAGCCGGCTGCCGGTAGGGCTTTGGAATACCATACTATTTCCACACCTAAAGGAGGACAATACCAGCTTTCTCTCCCGGATGGCACCCAGGTTTGGCTTAATGCTGCCTCTACTTTGCGATTTCCGGTAGCTTTTACCTCAAGCGAACGCCAAGTTACTTTAATCGGCGAAGGGTATTTTGAGGTAGCCAAAAATAAGAAACAACCTTTTAGAGTAACTGCCAACGCTATTATCGTGGAGGTGCTGGGTACCCACTTTAATGTTAAAGCTTACTCTGAGGAAGGTGTAACCAGAACCACTTTATTGGAAGGCTCGGTTAAAGTAAACAAGGCCGCTGAGGGATTAATATTAAAACCAGGCTTCCAGGCCATAACAGACCAAGAAGCTAAAATAAAAACAACCACCGCTGATCTGGATCAGGTAATAGCCTGGAAAGAAGGTTATTTTCAGTTCGACAATGAAGATTTTAATGCTATAGTGCCCCAACTGGAAAGATGGTACGATGTAGAATTTACTTATCCGCCCACCATTGGTTCCTGGAAATTTGCCGGTGCTATTCCGCGCAATACCAATCTTAACCAGGTACTACAAATGTTAGAATTATCCGGTTCAATTAAATTTAAGCAAGCAGGAAGGAGGATTATGGTAGAACCCAAAGAATAA
- a CDS encoding sulfatase family protein, with translation MRKQLFLLVLSLFTSLSIFAQQKKKQPNILIIVSDDHAYQAISAYGSKLMQTPNIDRIAREGAIFKKAYVTNSICGPSRAVLLTGKYSHKNGFKDNENSHFDGSQDTFIKQLRAGGYQTAWVGKWHLESQPQGFDFWQILPAQGHYYNPDFLMMDGTQKQIEGYVSDITADVAENWLEKRNPEKPFCLVVGHKATHRTWLPAPEDMGRFDKVTFPVPANFYDTYQNREAARVQDMSVEKTMLMGYDLKMFPAGEEIKDGTITRMNAAQRAKFDAYYQPIQADLQARNLTGRALTEWKYQRYLRDYLSTAASLDRSIGRTLDYLDKHQLTDNTIVIYLSDQGFFMGEHGWFDKRFMYEESFRTPMVMRYPGVIKPGTVSNDMVMNLDIAPTMLEAAGLPVPHQMQGQSFLPILKNNNSKGREALYYHYYENGEHAVSPHFGVKTSRYKLIRFYKRVESWELYDLQKDPQEMHNIYGQKGYEKITATLQNQLTSLINKYEDEDAKKLLASK, from the coding sequence ATGAGGAAACAATTATTTTTATTAGTACTGAGCCTTTTTACCAGCTTATCCATTTTTGCGCAGCAGAAAAAGAAACAACCTAATATTTTAATAATCGTTTCGGACGACCACGCTTACCAGGCCATCAGCGCCTACGGCAGCAAATTAATGCAAACCCCCAACATCGATCGTATTGCCCGGGAAGGTGCAATTTTTAAAAAAGCGTACGTTACCAATTCTATTTGCGGGCCTAGTCGGGCGGTACTCTTAACGGGCAAGTACAGCCACAAAAACGGCTTTAAAGACAACGAAAATTCGCATTTCGACGGTAGTCAGGATACTTTTATTAAACAATTACGCGCCGGCGGCTACCAAACGGCCTGGGTAGGCAAGTGGCATTTAGAAAGCCAGCCGCAGGGCTTCGACTTCTGGCAAATTCTGCCCGCCCAGGGCCACTATTACAACCCGGATTTTTTAATGATGGATGGCACCCAGAAGCAGATAGAAGGGTACGTATCGGATATAACGGCTGACGTGGCCGAAAATTGGCTGGAGAAGCGCAACCCCGAAAAACCTTTCTGTTTGGTAGTGGGCCATAAAGCTACCCACCGTACCTGGTTGCCCGCTCCCGAAGATATGGGGCGGTTTGATAAAGTTACCTTTCCCGTTCCGGCTAACTTTTACGACACCTACCAAAACCGTGAGGCCGCCCGGGTGCAGGATATGAGTGTAGAAAAAACCATGCTGATGGGCTACGATTTAAAAATGTTTCCGGCCGGCGAAGAAATTAAAGACGGCACCATTACCCGCATGAACGCCGCCCAACGTGCTAAATTTGATGCGTATTACCAACCCATTCAAGCTGATTTACAAGCCCGTAACTTAACCGGCCGGGCCTTAACCGAGTGGAAATACCAGCGCTACCTGCGCGACTACCTGAGCACTGCCGCCTCCCTGGACCGCAGCATTGGCCGTACTTTAGATTACCTGGATAAACATCAATTAACCGATAACACCATTGTGATTTATTTATCGGATCAGGGTTTTTTCATGGGCGAGCACGGCTGGTTTGATAAGCGGTTTATGTACGAAGAATCGTTCCGGACCCCAATGGTAATGCGTTACCCGGGAGTAATAAAACCCGGCACGGTTTCTAACGACATGGTCATGAACCTGGATATTGCCCCTACCATGCTGGAAGCCGCCGGTTTGCCGGTACCTCACCAGATGCAAGGCCAATCGTTTTTACCAATTTTAAAAAATAATAATTCCAAAGGCCGCGAAGCTCTCTATTACCATTACTATGAAAATGGTGAACACGCTGTTTCGCCGCACTTTGGCGTAAAAACCAGCCGGTATAAACTTATCCGGTTTTATAAGCGCGTAGAAAGCTGGGAACTCTACGATCTGCAAAAAGACCCCCAGGAGATGCATAACATATATGGCCAGAAAGGCTACGAAAAAATTACCGCTACATTGCAAAATCAACTGACTAGCTTAATTAATAAATACGAGGACGAGGACGCTAAAAAGTTGTTAGCTAGTAAATAA
- a CDS encoding RagB/SusD family nutrient uptake outer membrane protein yields MKKLTYIITLCFSLVWTACSDDFLDQPPLGNQTDENFYSSSDAGYKTLLNVYLGFYDFWGYQAARAELGNMATDDSDKGGSDAGDRPFVTDLGFGRALSNNETLQGFWAACYKAIGNSNIALEKLTVTPLLDAQGNPLAEEVKQRYLAEIRFLRAYFYLDLVRTFGGVPLITKTLLVEDRTSIKRATAEEVFAFIDEELTAVANEPNLPSSNAIPASELGRVTKEAVWALQARAYLFFAKDNKDLYPKAKDAAKKVIDSKAFALHPQYQEIFLQDGYKTKEAVFSIIMGDNPAAFIYGSTIPVYTSPRGTTGGWGFDVPTQDLVNEFEEGDPRLLYSVLSQGDIFPKSGSGQEVLDFSAYPNNGYHNRKVYLPESRRGQGWGNDAWTYHPIRYADVLLMYAEALIESGGDRQEAANYINMVRQRASNSRREDVEAIKRLIEIPNVPLAEVKVSDDLQKALRHERRVELALEYHRLYDLIRWGLLAKTMNEYSNKPGSNGKGANFKKGINEVFPIPQIEIERSGGSIVQNPGY; encoded by the coding sequence ATGAAAAAGCTGACATATATAATAACCTTATGTTTTTCTTTAGTCTGGACTGCATGTTCAGACGACTTTCTGGATCAACCACCTCTGGGTAATCAAACAGATGAAAATTTTTATTCTTCATCCGATGCAGGCTATAAAACATTGCTTAATGTTTACTTGGGTTTTTATGATTTTTGGGGATATCAGGCGGCCCGGGCTGAATTAGGCAATATGGCCACCGATGATAGTGACAAAGGCGGCTCTGATGCAGGAGACAGGCCATTTGTAACAGACCTGGGCTTTGGGCGCGCCTTATCTAATAACGAAACCCTGCAAGGTTTTTGGGCTGCGTGCTACAAAGCTATCGGAAATAGCAACATTGCCTTAGAAAAGCTAACCGTTACCCCGCTCCTGGATGCGCAAGGCAACCCATTAGCGGAAGAAGTAAAGCAACGCTATTTAGCAGAAATTCGGTTTTTAAGAGCTTACTTTTATTTAGATTTAGTCCGGACTTTTGGTGGTGTTCCTTTAATAACAAAAACCTTATTAGTAGAAGACAGAACTTCGATTAAACGGGCTACGGCCGAAGAAGTATTTGCTTTTATTGATGAAGAGTTAACAGCTGTTGCGAATGAGCCAAACTTACCTTCCAGTAACGCAATACCTGCTTCAGAACTAGGAAGGGTTACTAAAGAAGCAGTTTGGGCCTTACAAGCCAGAGCTTATTTGTTTTTTGCAAAAGATAATAAGGACTTATACCCCAAAGCAAAAGATGCGGCTAAAAAAGTAATAGATTCTAAAGCATTTGCATTACATCCGCAGTACCAAGAAATATTTTTACAGGACGGGTACAAAACCAAAGAAGCTGTTTTTTCCATTATAATGGGCGATAATCCGGCTGCATTTATTTATGGCAGCACCATTCCCGTTTATACTTCGCCGCGTGGCACCACTGGTGGCTGGGGATTTGATGTACCAACGCAAGACTTAGTGAATGAGTTTGAGGAAGGCGATCCGCGTTTATTATACTCGGTACTAAGTCAGGGAGATATTTTCCCCAAAAGCGGTTCCGGACAGGAAGTTTTAGACTTTTCTGCTTATCCTAACAACGGTTACCATAACCGCAAGGTTTATCTTCCGGAGTCACGGCGTGGTCAGGGTTGGGGAAACGATGCCTGGACGTATCATCCAATCCGGTACGCCGATGTATTATTAATGTATGCGGAGGCTTTGATAGAAAGTGGCGGAGACAGACAAGAAGCCGCTAATTACATAAACATGGTTAGACAACGCGCCAGTAATTCCCGCAGAGAAGATGTAGAAGCCATTAAACGCTTAATAGAAATACCCAATGTACCCTTGGCCGAGGTTAAAGTTTCTGATGATTTGCAGAAAGCTTTACGCCATGAAAGAAGAGTGGAGCTGGCGTTAGAATATCACCGGTTATATGACCTTATCCGATGGGGATTATTGGCCAAAACCATGAATGAATATTCCAACAAACCTGGTTCTAATGGGAAAGGCGCTAATTTCAAGAAAGGAATAAATGAAGTGTTTCCTATTCCCCAAATTGAAATAGAACGTTCGGGAGGATCTATCGTGCAAAACCCGGGTTATTAA